The following proteins are co-located in the Brevibacillus laterosporus DSM 25 genome:
- a CDS encoding alpha-ketoacid dehydrogenase subunit beta, with the protein MANLTMIQAITDAMRIELARDPQVLVFGEDVGNNGGVFRATENLQKEFGEDRVFDTPLAESGFGGLAVGLGINGFRPVVEIQFFGFVFETIDAIATQAARMRYRSGGKFTSPIVFRSPFGGGVKTPELHSDSLEGIFLQTPGVKVVIPSNPYDAKGLLISAIRDNDPVIFLEHMKLYRSFRQEVPEGEYTIPLGKANIVREGTDVTIITYGAMVQTSMKAAEELEKQGKSVEVIDLRTISPLDMETILASVQKTNRAIVVQEAQRTAGVAAEIIAQINEKAILHLEAPVLRIAPPDSVFPFAQAEDAWLPDVKGVIDGVNRVLEF; encoded by the coding sequence ATGGCAAATTTGACAATGATTCAAGCCATTACAGATGCAATGCGTATTGAATTGGCACGCGACCCTCAAGTTCTAGTATTTGGGGAAGACGTGGGTAACAATGGCGGTGTATTCCGTGCAACAGAAAATCTGCAAAAAGAGTTTGGCGAAGATCGCGTATTTGATACGCCTCTAGCTGAATCTGGTTTTGGTGGATTGGCAGTAGGTCTTGGAATTAACGGATTCCGTCCAGTTGTTGAGATTCAATTCTTTGGTTTCGTTTTTGAAACAATTGATGCGATTGCAACTCAAGCTGCTCGTATGCGTTACCGTTCTGGTGGAAAATTCACTAGCCCAATCGTATTCCGCTCTCCTTTTGGTGGTGGTGTAAAAACACCTGAGTTGCATTCTGACTCACTAGAAGGTATTTTCCTTCAAACACCAGGTGTGAAAGTTGTAATCCCATCTAACCCTTACGATGCAAAAGGTCTATTGATCTCTGCGATTCGTGATAACGATCCGGTAATCTTCCTTGAGCACATGAAACTATATCGTTCTTTCCGTCAAGAAGTTCCAGAAGGCGAATATACGATTCCGTTGGGTAAAGCCAACATCGTTCGTGAAGGTACAGATGTTACCATCATCACATACGGTGCAATGGTTCAAACAAGCATGAAAGCTGCTGAAGAATTGGAAAAACAAGGAAAAAGCGTTGAAGTTATCGACTTGCGCACGATTTCTCCATTAGATATGGAAACAATTCTTGCTTCCGTACAAAAAACAAATCGTGCAATCGTTGTACAAGAAGCACAACGCACTGCTGGTGTTGCTGCTGAAATCATCGCGCAAATCAACGAAAAAGCTATCTTACATCTAGAAGCGCCTGTTCTTCGTATCGCACCTCCAGATTCCGTGTTCCCGTTTGCACAAGCAGAAGATGCTTGGTTGCCTGATGTAAAAGGTGTTATTGACGGCGTGAACCGTGTATTGGAGTTCTAA
- the pdhA gene encoding pyruvate dehydrogenase (acetyl-transferring) E1 component subunit alpha, whose amino-acid sequence MTVSTAVEHIGHNEPLQILAPDGTVVNPEMMPKLSDEELREIMRRMVFTRVWDQRAISLQRQGRLGFVAPVSGQEATMVGSEFALSKEDFILPSYRDLPQMVWHGVPMYQVFLWSRGHIEGGRYPEGVNVLMPQIIIAAQCTQATGVAMGFKLRGEKKVAINYFGDGATSQGDFYEAMNYAGVYSLPVIFFNQNNGYAISLPFAKQTKSENIAVKSVAAGISSARIDGMDVLAVVKATQVARERGINGGGATLIEALTYRFGPHSMSGDDPTRYRTGEEQSEWEQKDPLIRFRKFLEAKGLWSEQDEEAVIEEAKAHVAEQIKKADETAKMKVSELIDVMFETLPPHLEEQKAEYLAKESK is encoded by the coding sequence ATGACTGTATCTACTGCTGTAGAACATATCGGTCACAATGAGCCGTTGCAAATTCTGGCTCCGGATGGAACTGTTGTTAATCCTGAAATGATGCCTAAGCTTTCTGATGAAGAGCTTCGTGAGATTATGCGTCGCATGGTTTTCACTCGCGTTTGGGATCAACGTGCAATTAGTTTGCAACGTCAAGGTCGTCTTGGCTTCGTAGCTCCAGTATCTGGACAAGAAGCTACCATGGTTGGTTCTGAATTTGCTTTGAGCAAAGAAGACTTTATCCTACCAAGCTACCGTGACCTTCCACAAATGGTATGGCATGGTGTTCCTATGTACCAAGTATTCTTGTGGTCCCGTGGTCATATCGAAGGTGGACGTTACCCTGAGGGCGTAAACGTATTGATGCCACAAATTATCATTGCAGCACAATGTACACAAGCTACTGGTGTAGCAATGGGCTTTAAGCTTCGTGGAGAAAAGAAAGTAGCAATCAACTACTTCGGAGACGGCGCTACTTCTCAAGGTGATTTCTATGAAGCAATGAACTATGCTGGTGTATACAGCCTGCCGGTTATCTTCTTTAACCAAAACAATGGTTATGCAATCTCCTTGCCGTTTGCTAAGCAAACAAAATCCGAAAACATCGCTGTCAAATCTGTAGCAGCTGGTATTTCTAGTGCTCGTATTGATGGTATGGACGTTCTTGCAGTTGTAAAAGCAACACAAGTTGCAAGAGAGCGCGGTATTAACGGTGGAGGAGCTACATTGATCGAAGCTCTTACATACCGTTTCGGTCCTCACTCCATGTCTGGTGATGATCCAACTCGTTACCGTACTGGTGAAGAGCAATCCGAATGGGAACAAAAAGATCCATTAATTCGTTTCCGTAAATTCCTAGAAGCAAAAGGACTATGGAGCGAGCAAGATGAAGAAGCAGTAATCGAAGAGGCAAAAGCCCACGTTGCTGAGCAAATCAAGAAAGCCGACGAAACAGCAAAAATGAAAGTTTCTGAGCTGATTGATGTGATGTTCGAAACTTTGCCTCCACACCTAGAAGAACAAAAAGCAGAATATCTGGCAAAGGAGTCGAAGTAA
- a CDS encoding alpha/beta hydrolase, translating to MSDILKRTIIKEELTSKYLDAPRQVKVYLPPGYNDMLSYPVIYCQDGNEFFTMGRIATIANRLILEEGMEPMIIVGVSNERSKRTSEYSHVGERNPGYKRFFAEELVPYIEDKYPIRQDPDSRILAGDSLGGTVSFHLSLDYPHLFHKIISLSGAFFDASIDEAEKTTDLSWMHMWMIVGLKELQVETSTGTYDFLDYNQRMKSVLDRKQARIAYIEDHGDHVWGFWQRVLPDALKYFFPISGL from the coding sequence ATGTCAGACATCCTAAAACGAACCATCATCAAAGAAGAACTTACCAGCAAGTACCTAGATGCACCACGTCAAGTAAAAGTGTATTTACCTCCGGGCTACAACGACATGCTCTCCTACCCGGTCATCTATTGTCAGGATGGAAATGAGTTCTTTACGATGGGTCGAATCGCTACAATCGCTAATCGCCTTATTCTTGAAGAAGGCATGGAACCTATGATTATTGTCGGCGTCTCAAATGAGCGAAGCAAACGCACCAGCGAATACTCACATGTTGGGGAAAGAAACCCTGGATACAAACGCTTCTTCGCAGAGGAGCTTGTCCCTTATATTGAGGACAAATATCCAATCCGCCAAGACCCTGATAGCCGTATTCTAGCCGGTGACTCTCTTGGTGGTACAGTTTCGTTCCATTTGTCCCTTGATTACCCTCATCTATTCCATAAAATCATCTCTTTATCAGGTGCATTCTTTGATGCCTCTATTGATGAAGCAGAAAAAACAACTGACTTATCCTGGATGCACATGTGGATGATTGTAGGCTTGAAAGAGCTGCAAGTAGAAACCAGCACAGGTACTTACGATTTCTTAGACTACAACCAACGAATGAAGTCTGTTTTAGATCGAAAGCAAGCACGTATCGCCTACATTGAAGATCACGGTGACCATGTTTGGGGCTTTTGGCAACGTGTTCTACCTGATGCATTAAAATATTTCTTCCCAATTTCAGGTCTATAA
- a CDS encoding HesB/IscA family protein translates to MKAKITRNAAKKINEIMAQETDKDLKLRVYITHKHGTHAHYGMTLDKPSEKDTVVSTDKDIDVLLQTSEDLLDGVVIDYLYVPEEGFVVTNPSKGNTGDH, encoded by the coding sequence ATGAAAGCAAAAATTACTCGCAATGCCGCAAAAAAAATCAATGAAATCATGGCTCAGGAAACAGATAAAGATTTAAAACTTCGCGTATATATCACGCACAAACACGGTACTCACGCTCATTATGGTATGACTTTGGACAAACCTTCTGAGAAAGATACCGTTGTATCTACTGATAAAGACATTGACGTCCTTCTGCAAACCTCCGAGGATTTACTAGATGGAGTCGTAATAGATTATCTGTATGTTCCAGAGGAAGGCTTTGTAGTAACCAATCCAAGCAAGGGCAACACAGGAGATCACTAA
- a CDS encoding OsmC family protein: protein MQFTQINQTLQTTLPFENLTISSDRQSGFKPIDLLVSAIAGCSQIVFTRILEKQRISYDSLTLQNIYNQSKNHDCFTRTDRTLTIVHSGKLSWFFSITLHYFSFHISCIAFAFASSHGVTLASP from the coding sequence ATGCAATTCACTCAGATTAATCAAACCTTGCAAACAACACTCCCTTTTGAGAATTTGACCATCTCTAGTGATCGTCAGAGTGGCTTTAAACCAATTGATTTGCTAGTTTCTGCAATTGCTGGCTGTAGCCAAATCGTCTTCACCCGCATCTTAGAAAAACAACGTATTTCGTACGATTCGCTAACCCTCCAAAACATATACAACCAAAGCAAAAACCATGATTGCTTTACCAGAACTGATCGTACTCTAACAATCGTTCATTCTGGGAAGCTTTCATGGTTTTTCAGTATTACCTTGCATTATTTTTCATTTCATATTTCTTGTATAGCATTTGCTTTTGCCTCTAGCCATGGTGTCACCTTAGCTTCCCCTTGA
- a CDS encoding HelD family protein encodes MTIHHPAYKEEQDRLDKTVHTIEKEIGQLREDLREATDDYVKQVVNSSKARDLFHLESSLKKPYFGRVDFMKEETYEMDSVYIGKRGIVERDTMDSVVVDWRAPIASLYYSGENKDAFYRTLQGIVRGEVKLKRNFAIEDARITGIYDGALKETIHREIGAPEDFLEEGYIDEFLASSLNQNNDSRLKDIVATIQTEQNDIIRAEKDRAIVVQGVAGSGKTTIALHRLSYLIYNYQHLIASKKFMVFAPNKLFLTYISDVLPELGVEDVQQATFTEWAAKQVKVLLPKGWRIVDPSKPLLLFFEDDTSKQVEQRKTWNRMSFKGSIHCRNMLDQYMNYLLHELITYKDLRFIYNKTKHVFEMKKADIRQLFIDEFAHLPYQRRREALAKHVKQQMTQQLFTHLREVKIDLDKPSLLRFEKKIDELLVLYLGKWPSIDAFSVYAQLLQDWELIRKLTSEEIPDEVLQDVVETSKSLIEEERIEAEDLAPILYLRHLLEGSGKEAPFDHTVIDEAQDLSYVEILVLSLHTKNESMTIVGDLAQGIHAYRGLDSWQPVLRNIFKKKTDFYTLEQSYRSTIEIMNWSNVVLEGTHLPEITEAKPVLRHGEEPLFLRAKSLSNMLEDIKKRVEKFLDFGHQTVAIVTKTIHESKKIAKALKEKGLELHHLGVKDKEFPGGVTVLPAYLTKGLQFDVVIVLHVDNEHYRDNEMDAKLLYVTMSRPVHQLLLYIQGEAKVTPWLEAKANAIQEI; translated from the coding sequence GTGACCATTCATCATCCTGCATATAAGGAAGAACAAGACCGGCTGGATAAAACGGTACATACCATTGAAAAGGAGATTGGACAGCTCCGAGAAGATCTGCGAGAGGCAACGGATGATTATGTTAAACAAGTAGTCAATTCTTCGAAAGCAAGGGATCTCTTTCACCTGGAAAGCTCCTTGAAAAAGCCCTACTTTGGTCGAGTGGATTTCATGAAGGAAGAAACGTATGAAATGGATTCCGTATACATCGGAAAACGTGGGATCGTAGAACGCGACACAATGGATAGTGTTGTAGTAGATTGGCGTGCACCTATTGCCAGTCTTTATTACAGTGGGGAGAACAAGGATGCTTTTTACCGAACACTTCAGGGAATTGTACGTGGAGAAGTAAAGCTAAAACGTAATTTTGCTATAGAAGATGCTCGGATTACAGGAATATATGATGGAGCTTTAAAAGAAACGATTCATCGCGAGATTGGGGCGCCAGAGGATTTTCTTGAAGAAGGCTATATTGACGAATTTTTAGCTTCTAGTCTGAATCAAAATAACGATAGTCGATTAAAAGATATCGTTGCTACAATTCAAACGGAACAGAATGATATCATTCGTGCTGAAAAAGATCGGGCAATTGTAGTACAAGGAGTAGCAGGAAGCGGAAAGACTACGATTGCATTACACCGATTGTCCTATTTGATCTATAATTACCAGCATTTGATCGCTTCCAAGAAATTTATGGTATTTGCGCCAAATAAGCTGTTTTTAACATATATCTCTGATGTATTACCCGAATTAGGCGTGGAGGATGTGCAGCAAGCAACTTTCACCGAGTGGGCAGCCAAACAGGTAAAGGTGCTTTTGCCAAAAGGATGGCGAATTGTTGATCCGAGCAAACCATTGTTACTTTTCTTTGAAGACGATACAAGTAAGCAGGTGGAGCAACGTAAAACGTGGAATCGGATGTCATTTAAGGGTTCTATTCACTGTCGTAATATGTTAGATCAGTATATGAATTATTTGCTACATGAACTAATAACCTATAAGGATTTGCGATTTATTTATAATAAGACAAAGCATGTGTTTGAAATGAAAAAAGCAGATATTCGCCAGTTGTTTATTGATGAATTTGCTCATTTACCATATCAACGGAGAAGAGAAGCTTTAGCTAAGCATGTGAAACAACAGATGACGCAACAATTATTTACTCATTTGAGGGAAGTAAAAATTGATCTGGATAAGCCTAGCTTATTGCGTTTCGAGAAAAAAATAGATGAATTACTTGTTTTGTATTTAGGTAAGTGGCCAAGTATAGATGCGTTTAGTGTGTATGCGCAACTATTGCAAGACTGGGAGCTGATACGCAAGCTTACCAGTGAAGAAATTCCGGATGAAGTGCTGCAAGATGTTGTGGAGACTTCAAAATCATTAATAGAGGAAGAACGTATAGAAGCAGAAGATCTTGCTCCTATTTTATATCTTCGTCATCTGCTGGAAGGAAGCGGGAAGGAAGCACCTTTTGATCATACGGTGATTGATGAAGCTCAGGATTTGAGTTATGTAGAGATTTTAGTGCTTTCTTTACACACAAAAAATGAATCAATGACTATCGTAGGGGATTTGGCTCAAGGTATTCATGCCTACCGTGGATTAGATAGCTGGCAGCCAGTTTTACGAAATATCTTCAAAAAGAAAACAGACTTTTATACATTAGAGCAGAGCTATCGTTCGACTATTGAAATTATGAATTGGTCCAATGTTGTTCTAGAGGGCACTCACTTACCGGAAATTACAGAGGCCAAGCCAGTGTTGCGTCATGGTGAGGAACCGCTATTCTTACGGGCCAAAAGCCTAAGCAACATGCTAGAGGATATTAAAAAACGAGTCGAAAAGTTTCTAGATTTTGGTCATCAAACGGTGGCGATTGTAACCAAAACCATACATGAGAGCAAAAAAATTGCAAAGGCATTAAAAGAAAAAGGTCTTGAGCTACACCATTTGGGTGTAAAAGATAAGGAATTTCCCGGTGGAGTAACGGTTCTTCCTGCTTATCTGACGAAAGGGTTGCAATTTGATGTAGTAATTGTCCTACACGTAGATAATGAACATTACAGGGACAATGAGATGGATGCCAAGCTACTTTATGTAACAATGTCTCGTCCTGTACATCAACTTCTACTATATATTCAAGGGGAAGCTAAGGTGACACCATGGCTAGAGGCAAAAGCAAATGCTATACAAGAAATATGA
- the crcB gene encoding fluoride efflux transporter CrcB: protein MLLNSIGVALGGCLGAVARYGISLLINRSYQGMFPLATCCINILGCFLLGIIISSSLAPFFVVMAGTGFMGAFTTFSTYKWESYSLFTKKRYQIGIIYLLISYSLGISSAALGMFLGVQL from the coding sequence ATGCTATTGAATAGTATAGGAGTAGCATTAGGCGGGTGTCTGGGAGCAGTGGCTCGCTATGGAATCAGTCTGCTGATAAATCGGAGTTATCAAGGAATGTTTCCATTGGCAACCTGCTGTATCAATATTCTTGGATGTTTTTTATTAGGTATAATAATAAGCTCTTCATTGGCCCCATTTTTTGTGGTAATGGCAGGAACAGGTTTTATGGGAGCCTTCACGACCTTTTCTACATATAAATGGGAGAGCTACTCTTTATTCACTAAAAAACGTTACCAAATAGGAATCATATACTTACTTATCAGTTATTCCTTGGGAATTTCATCTGCCGCACTGGGGATGTTTCTCGGAGTACAATTGTGA
- the crcB gene encoding fluoride efflux transporter CrcB, with protein sequence MSFFIVGLSGMMGAVSRYLLGAWTSGWWGLSFPLGTLVINFIGCIGLGILNQYILTRNQLPSWFTVGVGTGFIGSFTTFSTFSVETLTLWHQHQYMLAICYVLASLWGGLLMIWLGSLIGTRLSTERERD encoded by the coding sequence ATGTCATTTTTTATTGTTGGACTATCAGGAATGATGGGGGCTGTATCTCGATATTTACTAGGAGCATGGACATCGGGCTGGTGGGGGCTTTCATTTCCTTTAGGAACGCTAGTAATTAATTTCATAGGCTGCATTGGATTAGGCATTCTCAATCAATATATCCTAACTCGAAATCAACTGCCTTCCTGGTTTACCGTAGGAGTAGGAACAGGGTTTATTGGCTCTTTTACTACCTTTTCGACTTTTAGTGTAGAGACGCTAACTCTTTGGCATCAGCATCAATATATGCTAGCGATTTGTTATGTGTTGGCCAGTCTATGGGGAGGTTTGCTAATGATATGGCTTGGTTCTTTGATAGGTACTCGATTAAGCACAGAGAGGGAGCGAGACTGA
- a CDS encoding DUF896 domain-containing protein: protein MVTDAEVKRINELAKKSKGVGLTPEEKAEQQVLRQKYIDAMKASLKSSLDSIRYVEDEEPKHKH from the coding sequence TTGGTTACTGATGCAGAGGTAAAACGTATTAATGAATTAGCCAAGAAATCGAAGGGTGTTGGCTTAACTCCAGAAGAAAAAGCGGAGCAACAAGTTCTTCGTCAAAAATACATTGATGCTATGAAGGCTTCCTTGAAATCTAGTTTAGACTCGATCCGTTATGTAGAGGATGAGGAACCTAAGCATAAGCACTAG
- a CDS encoding cell division suppressor protein YneA — MMVQSSNCQNLYKDKTRTTTNKNTLVHHRRGITRGQAIVTILLIIIVSFAAGSMIFGKEKVAIAAPNTQQEALVITIQPGDTLWSIAEAYQQESGLSVRELMEEIMIRNQLDSPMIYAGNNLVIPAYR; from the coding sequence ATGATGGTACAATCTAGCAATTGTCAGAATCTATACAAAGATAAAACAAGAACAACGACGAATAAGAACACGTTGGTACACCATAGAAGAGGGATAACACGAGGGCAGGCTATAGTAACGATACTGCTCATCATAATAGTATCCTTTGCAGCAGGAAGTATGATTTTTGGAAAAGAAAAAGTGGCTATTGCAGCTCCCAATACACAGCAAGAAGCTCTTGTCATTACCATTCAGCCAGGTGATACGCTGTGGAGTATTGCGGAAGCATATCAACAGGAATCCGGGTTATCAGTTAGAGAACTAATGGAAGAGATCATGATACGAAATCAATTAGATAGCCCAATGATTTATGCAGGAAATAATCTCGTTATTCCAGCATACCGGTAG
- the lexA gene encoding transcriptional repressor LexA yields MSKLSNRQQAIIDFIRKEVKDKGYPPSVREIGEAVGLASSSTVHGHLARLEKKGLIRRDPTKPRAIELLDETRIQDDYESSIVRVPMVGKVTAGQPITAIEQVEEYFPLPENIVTSDNVFMLRVMGESMIEAGILDGDYVIVRQQNVANNGDIVVAMTEEDEATVKRFFKEKTHFRLQPENSQLEPIILDSVTILGKVIGVYRLFH; encoded by the coding sequence ATGTCCAAACTCTCCAATCGCCAACAAGCGATCATTGATTTTATTCGTAAGGAAGTAAAAGATAAAGGTTATCCCCCGTCTGTCCGAGAAATCGGTGAAGCGGTAGGACTAGCTTCCAGTTCCACTGTTCACGGTCATCTTGCACGACTTGAAAAGAAGGGCTTAATCCGCCGCGATCCTACTAAGCCACGTGCTATTGAACTATTGGACGAAACTCGTATACAGGATGATTATGAAAGCTCCATTGTTCGTGTTCCAATGGTTGGTAAGGTAACGGCAGGTCAGCCTATTACAGCTATTGAACAAGTGGAAGAATATTTTCCATTGCCAGAAAACATCGTTACGTCTGACAATGTTTTCATGTTGCGCGTTATGGGAGAGAGCATGATTGAGGCAGGCATTTTAGATGGCGACTACGTAATTGTTCGCCAACAAAATGTAGCCAATAACGGTGATATCGTGGTAGCGATGACAGAAGAGGATGAAGCAACTGTTAAGCGTTTCTTTAAAGAGAAAACGCACTTCCGTCTTCAGCCAGAAAACTCTCAGCTTGAACCAATCATTTTAGATAGCGTTACAATTCTAGGTAAAGTGATTGGCGTTTACCGCCTTTTCCACTAG
- a CDS encoding DUF456 domain-containing protein: MDVLLWLIVILLFGLSIAGIFLPVLPDTVLLWGGFLLYQFAIADPGAGLPVSFWWGMGILSVMLYGADLMTNMYFVKKYGGSKASAIGSILGIIIGVFTFPPFGMIILPFVFVLLIEMLMQKQPAERAFKIAIGSLIGFFSSAIVKIFIQLIMIIWFFIVAL; encoded by the coding sequence ATGGATGTTTTATTGTGGTTGATCGTTATTCTCTTATTCGGTCTTAGTATCGCCGGCATCTTCTTGCCAGTGTTACCTGATACCGTTTTATTATGGGGCGGTTTCTTATTGTATCAGTTTGCGATTGCCGATCCGGGGGCAGGACTGCCGGTTTCCTTCTGGTGGGGAATGGGAATTTTGAGTGTGATGTTATATGGTGCTGACTTAATGACCAATATGTATTTTGTTAAAAAGTATGGAGGATCAAAGGCATCAGCAATTGGCTCAATATTAGGTATTATCATTGGTGTATTTACGTTTCCGCCATTTGGTATGATTATTCTTCCATTTGTATTTGTATTATTAATTGAAATGCTGATGCAAAAACAACCGGCTGAACGAGCTTTTAAGATAGCTATAGGAAGCCTCATTGGATTCTTCAGTAGTGCTATTGTGAAAATCTTTATTCAACTAATCATGATTATCTGGTTCTTTATTGTAGCTTTGTAA
- a CDS encoding aminoacyl-tRNA deacylase codes for MNSYELQVKEYLHSKNADAQHFILGQSCHTVEEAAKAVNVPVNELVKNICMVDQVGRLIVAVVKGEDRASTSRVSKALNIERPRLANEKEVLEGTGYPAGGVPSFGFEAIFLVDPRVTELEYVYTGGGSPNSLVKIKVEDLLRLNRGKIVRVRK; via the coding sequence ATGAATTCTTATGAGTTGCAAGTAAAAGAATATCTACATTCAAAGAATGCTGATGCCCAGCACTTTATTTTAGGTCAATCTTGTCATACGGTTGAAGAGGCGGCAAAAGCTGTGAATGTTCCTGTTAACGAGTTGGTTAAAAATATTTGTATGGTTGATCAAGTTGGAAGATTAATTGTTGCCGTGGTAAAAGGTGAAGATAGAGCTAGTACATCACGAGTAAGTAAAGCACTCAATATTGAAAGACCTCGTTTGGCCAATGAAAAAGAAGTGTTAGAAGGAACTGGTTATCCAGCTGGTGGTGTCCCTTCTTTTGGGTTTGAGGCCATTTTTTTAGTAGATCCTAGAGTAACAGAATTGGAGTATGTTTATACGGGAGGAGGCTCGCCTAATTCTCTAGTAAAAATAAAGGTAGAAGATTTATTGAGATTAAATAGAGGAAAAATTGTTCGTGTAAGAAAATAA
- a CDS encoding DMT family transporter produces MNIRAFIQMFIAMTIFGSVGFFSVLTGLPALELVFIRCICATVFLGIIWVVTGTYKKEQWGKKELIRVSFCGIANLLNWIFLFKSFELISITVAISLYHLAPMIVLLVGSFIFREKLTTLSVLAISVCFVGTIFIIGVDGDLSNASFQMTGFLYAILAALFYALTMILGKSLQQISVYATTFIQTALGAICLLPFIHYHAFLDLTTLNWAYAIITGIIHTGVVYLLFFDSVRKLSTRTISGMVFLDPAVAILLDVVIIGFRPSIIQTVGILFIFIGMLYTLKKPKQENTANYT; encoded by the coding sequence ATGAATATAAGGGCTTTTATTCAAATGTTCATTGCGATGACGATTTTTGGATCAGTTGGTTTTTTTTCTGTGTTAACTGGTCTTCCTGCTTTAGAATTAGTTTTTATTAGATGCATTTGTGCGACAGTTTTCCTTGGTATTATATGGGTTGTTACAGGAACGTATAAAAAAGAACAATGGGGCAAAAAAGAACTGATTAGAGTTAGCTTCTGTGGAATAGCAAACCTGTTAAATTGGATATTCTTATTTAAATCCTTTGAATTGATTTCAATTACAGTAGCGATCTCTCTCTATCATCTTGCCCCGATGATTGTCTTACTTGTAGGTAGCTTTATTTTTAGAGAAAAATTAACAACTCTATCAGTTCTAGCAATATCGGTATGCTTTGTAGGAACGATTTTCATTATTGGAGTTGATGGCGATCTCTCAAATGCTTCGTTTCAAATGACTGGATTTTTGTACGCTATTCTAGCTGCCCTTTTTTATGCATTAACGATGATTTTAGGGAAAAGTTTGCAACAAATAAGTGTCTATGCCACCACGTTTATTCAAACTGCCCTAGGCGCTATATGTTTGCTTCCCTTTATTCATTACCATGCATTTTTAGATTTAACTACGCTGAATTGGGCATATGCAATCATTACTGGTATTATCCACACTGGTGTTGTTTACCTTCTGTTTTTCGATAGTGTACGAAAGCTATCGACCAGAACCATTTCAGGAATGGTATTTTTAGATCCAGCCGTCGCTATTTTATTAGATGTGGTCATTATTGGATTTCGACCAAGTATTATTCAAACAGTGGGTATCCTATTCATTTTTATTGGAATGCTTTATACATTAAAAAAACCAAAACAAGAAAATACGGCGAATTATACGTAA